A segment of the Methylomonas paludis genome:
TTGACAGTGGAATGCACCGATCCCGGCGTCATGCAGGACATTCCGGCCTGGTGCCGCATCAATGGCCATCTAGTGTTGGAAACTCGTCAGGAAGCGGGTGAATACATCGTGGTTCTGCAAGTCGGCTAAGCTGGCGTGGAGCCGGAGTAGGGCACCGACAGTGGTCAGTTGTGATTGAAACTGACGCGGTTATATGTTTAGAATCATGTAACTCGACAGATAATTTAACTTTTAAGCGGAAAAACTATGGCAGTTGGTCACAATCCCTTCCCGGAAATGCATAGCGTCAAAGGCATCAAGCTGGGTAGCACTAATGTCGGTATCAAACAGACCGTACGGGATGATATTT
Coding sequences within it:
- a CDS encoding sulfurtransferase TusA family protein, giving the protein MSSHVLNVRRLLCPLPVIRTQDKVKTLQAGEVLTVECTDPGVMQDIPAWCRINGHLVLETRQEAGEYIVVLQVG